One Amaranthus tricolor cultivar Red isolate AtriRed21 chromosome 1, ASM2621246v1, whole genome shotgun sequence DNA window includes the following coding sequences:
- the LOC130825447 gene encoding tetraketide alpha-pyrone reductase 1 isoform X1, with protein MDKKLKNKGKVCVTGASGFVASWLVKRLLSSGYFVVGTVRDPGDAKKLEHLWGLEGAKERLKLFKADLMEEGSFDEAIMGCEGVFHTASPVVGISSNPKIEILEPAVKGTLNVLESCKKNPSLRRVVLTSSSSTVRIRMDIDPNVPLDESVWSSTEVCEHFQVWYALSKIQAEKVAWEFCKENNIDLVTVLPAFVIGPSLPPNLCSTASDVLGLFKGETRKFEFHGRMGYIHIDDIALCHILVYEHKEAHGRYLCSSTVMEHYELASFLASRYPSYPIPRSFTKLDRPSYTYNTSKIESLGFKFKTMEEMFDDCLNSLIMQGHL; from the exons ATGGACAAGAAGCTGAAAAATAAAGGTAAGGTTTGCGTCACTGGGGCCTCAGGGTTCGTAGCGTCTTGGCTCGTCAAGCGTCTTCTTTCTTCTGGCTATTTTGTCGTTGGAACAGTAAGGGACCCAG GAGATGCCAAAAAATTGGAGCATTTGTGGGGGCTTGAAGGGGCGAAAGAGAGGCTGAAATTATTTAAGGCCGATTTGATGGAAGAAGGAAGCTTTGATGAAGCAATCATGGGCTGTGAGGGTGTTTTTCACACAGCTTCCCCTGTAGTAGGAATTTCGTCAAATCCAAAG ATCGAGATATTGGAACCCGCAGTAAAAGGAACTTTGAATGTGCTGGAGTCATGCAAGAAGAATCCATCACTAAGACGTGTGGTTTTAACCTCATCTTCTTCGACTGTTAGAATAAGAATGGATATTGACCCGAATGTCCCTCTTGATGAATCAGTTTGGAGCTCCACAGAAGTTTGTGAACATTTCCAG GTATGGTATGCACTGTCCAAAATTCAGGCAGAGAAAGTAGCGTGGGAGTTCTGCAAGGAGAACAATATTGATTTAGTGACTGTACTTCCTGCTTTCGTAATTGGACCAAGTCTCCCTCCTAACCTTTGCTCTACAGCCTCTGATGTGCTTGGCTTGTTTAAAG GTGAAACAAGAAAATTCGAGTTTCACGGAAGAATGGGGTATATTCACATTGATGACATAGCTCTATGCCACATTTTGGTTTATGAACACAAAGAAGCTCATGGTCGTTATCTATGTAGCTCTACTGTGATGGAACATTATGAACTAGCATCCTTTTTGGCATCTCGATATCCTTCTTATCCTATTCCAAGAAG TTTTACAAAGCTGGACAGACCATCCTACACCTACAACACTTCCAAGATTGAGAGTTTAGGATTCAAGTTCAAGACGATGGAAGAGATGTTTGATGATTGTTTGAACTCACTTATAATGCAGGGCCACCTCTAA
- the LOC130825447 gene encoding tetraketide alpha-pyrone reductase 1 isoform X2 has protein sequence MDNGDAKKLEHLWGLEGAKERLKLFKADLMEEGSFDEAIMGCEGVFHTASPVVGISSNPKIEILEPAVKGTLNVLESCKKNPSLRRVVLTSSSSTVRIRMDIDPNVPLDESVWSSTEVCEHFQVWYALSKIQAEKVAWEFCKENNIDLVTVLPAFVIGPSLPPNLCSTASDVLGLFKGETRKFEFHGRMGYIHIDDIALCHILVYEHKEAHGRYLCSSTVMEHYELASFLASRYPSYPIPRSFTKLDRPSYTYNTSKIESLGFKFKTMEEMFDDCLNSLIMQGHL, from the exons ATGGACAATG GAGATGCCAAAAAATTGGAGCATTTGTGGGGGCTTGAAGGGGCGAAAGAGAGGCTGAAATTATTTAAGGCCGATTTGATGGAAGAAGGAAGCTTTGATGAAGCAATCATGGGCTGTGAGGGTGTTTTTCACACAGCTTCCCCTGTAGTAGGAATTTCGTCAAATCCAAAG ATCGAGATATTGGAACCCGCAGTAAAAGGAACTTTGAATGTGCTGGAGTCATGCAAGAAGAATCCATCACTAAGACGTGTGGTTTTAACCTCATCTTCTTCGACTGTTAGAATAAGAATGGATATTGACCCGAATGTCCCTCTTGATGAATCAGTTTGGAGCTCCACAGAAGTTTGTGAACATTTCCAG GTATGGTATGCACTGTCCAAAATTCAGGCAGAGAAAGTAGCGTGGGAGTTCTGCAAGGAGAACAATATTGATTTAGTGACTGTACTTCCTGCTTTCGTAATTGGACCAAGTCTCCCTCCTAACCTTTGCTCTACAGCCTCTGATGTGCTTGGCTTGTTTAAAG GTGAAACAAGAAAATTCGAGTTTCACGGAAGAATGGGGTATATTCACATTGATGACATAGCTCTATGCCACATTTTGGTTTATGAACACAAAGAAGCTCATGGTCGTTATCTATGTAGCTCTACTGTGATGGAACATTATGAACTAGCATCCTTTTTGGCATCTCGATATCCTTCTTATCCTATTCCAAGAAG TTTTACAAAGCTGGACAGACCATCCTACACCTACAACACTTCCAAGATTGAGAGTTTAGGATTCAAGTTCAAGACGATGGAAGAGATGTTTGATGATTGTTTGAACTCACTTATAATGCAGGGCCACCTCTAA
- the LOC130825466 gene encoding phototropin-2 → MGSKWMAFETNNKTNTTTEIVHDEASMAKRAAEWGLELVPAEEGEATSSKSNVVVRISGDVSQSKDSSERVNVESRMSDDSSSRRTSSENFPRVSQELKEALGSLQQTFVVSDASKPDCPILYASSGFFTMTGYSSKEVIGRNCRFLQGPETDQNEVEKIRKAVKNGSSYCGRLLNYKKDGTPFWNLLTVTPIRDDQGRVIKFIGMQVEVSKFTEGINDKALRPNGLPKSLIRYDARQKEAAIGSIIEVVQTVKQPRSVSQSLTMSSKDADKGEVAGKLDLDLLPKSAEIYNMGTPGSLSTPGRLSTPGRLTPQSDDFSKDGDKGSRKSARISLLGFKGRSSAKHERQPSLEPEFLMPKDIDPADSWDRAERERDIRQGIDLATTLERIEKNFVISDPRLPDNPIIFASDSFLELTEYTREEILGRNCRFLQGPETDQATVQKIRDAIREQRDITVQLINYTKSGKKFWNLFHLQPMRDQKGELQYFIGVQLDGSDHVEPLRNRLSEQTEQQSAKLVKATAENVDEAVRELPDANLRPEDLWAIHSVPVYPRPHKRGSSSWNAIQKITAAGEKINLDHFKPIKPLGCGDTGSVHLVELKGTGELFAMKAMEKDVMINRNKVHRACIEREIISLLDHPFLPTLYASFQTSTHVCLITDFCPGGELFALLDKQPLKIFKEDSSRFYAAEVVIGLEYLHCLGIIYRDLKPENILLQKDGHVVLTDFDLSFLTVCKPHIIKPPQPKKRRSRSQPPPTFVAEPVTQSNSFVGTEEYIAPEVITGASHTSAIDWWALGILLYEMLYGRTPFRGKNRQKTFANILHKDLTFPSSIPVSLQARQLIYALLSRDPATRLGSQGGATEIKEHPFFRGINWPLIRCMDPPSLDAPLQLIKKDPNAKEVKWDDDGVLASPMDLF, encoded by the exons ATGGGAAGTAAGTGGATGGCATTTGAAACAAACAATAAGACTAATACAACAACTGAAATCGTACATGATGAAGCTAGTATGGCTAAAAGGGCAGCTGAATGGGGACTAGAATTGGTACCGGCAGAAGAAGGAGAAGCGACGTCGTCGAAATCGAATGTGGTGGTTCGAATCTCAGGGGATGTCAGCCAAAGCAAGGATTCGTCGGAGAGGGTAAACGTCGAGTCGAGAATGTCGGATGATTCAAGTTCTAGAAGAACATCTTCGGAAAACTTTCCTAGAGTGTCACAAGAGTTGAAAGAAGCATTAGGCAGTTTGCAACAAACTTTTGTGGTTTCTGACGCTTCTAAACCTGATTGCCCTATTTTGTATGCTAGTAGTGGGTTTTTTACTATGACGGGATACTCTTCTAAGGAAGTTATTGGACGCAATTG TCGATTTTTGCAGGGTCCAGAAACAGACCAAAACGAGGTGGAGAAGATAAGAAAGGCAGTGAAAAATGGATCCAGTTATTGTGGAAGGTTGTTGAACTACAAGAAGGATGGTACTCCTTTCTGGAACCTTCTTACTGTCACCCCTATTAGGGATGATCAAGGTCGTGTCATCAAATTTATTGG AATGCAGGTTGAGGTCAGTAAATTCACGGAGGGAATAAATGACAAGGCATTACGTCCTAATGGCTTGCCTAAGTCATTGATCCGCTATGATG CTCGTCAGAAGGAAGCGGCCATAGGTTCAATAATAGAGGTCGTTCAGACTGTGAAGCAGCCTCGCTCTGTTAGTCAATCTCTAACTATGAGTAGTAAGGATGCTGACAAGGGAGAGGTCGCCGGGAAGTTAGATCTCGACCTGCTGCCCAAATCTGCAGAAATTTACAATATGGGAACTCCAGGCAGCTTGTCAACTCCCGGTAGGCTGTCAACTCCCGGTAGGCTGACACCTCAATCTGATGACTTTAGTAAAGATGGAGACAAAGGCTCTAGAAAATCAGCACGCATTTCCTTATTGGG GTTTAAAGGGAGATCTTCAGCAAAGCATGAACGACAACCAAGTCTTGAGCCGGAATTTCTGATGCCAAAAGACATAGACCCTGCTGACAGTTGGGATCGTGCAGAAAGAGAAAGGGATATAAGACAAGGAATTGATCTAGCCACAACATTGGAACGTATTGAGAAGAATTTTGTGATATCAGATCCAAGGCTTCCAGATAATCCAATT ATATTTGCATCTGATAGCTTTCTTGAATTGACGGAGTATACAAGAGAAGAAATTTTGGGAAGAAACTGTAG GTTCCTTCAGGGACCCGAGACAGATCAAGCCACTGTCCAAAAAATACGAGATGCTATTAGGGAGCAGCGGGATATTACAGTTCAGTTAATTAATTACACTAAAAGTG GGAAGAAGTTTTGGAACCTGTTTCATTTGCAACCCATGCGAGATCAGAAG GGGGAGTTGCAATATTTTATAGGTGTGCAACTAGATGGAAGTGATCATGTTGAACCATTACGCAATCGCTTGTCAGAGCAAACAGAACAACAAAGTGCTAAATTG GTGAAAGCTACTGCAGAAAATGTTGATGAAGCTGTTCGGGAACTTCCTGATGCCAACTTG AGGCCAGAAGACCTCTGGGCAATTCATTCAGTACCAGTCTACCCAAGACCTCATAAGAGAGGCTCCTCCTCTTGGAATGCAATCCAAAAG ATTACTGCAGCTGGTGAAAAAATTAATCTGGATCATTTTAAGCCAATAAAACCATTGGGTTGTGGTGATACTGGCAG TGTTCATTTGGTGGAGCTAAAAGGAACAGGAGAATTGTTTGCGATGAAGGCAATGGAGAAAGATGTCATGATTAATCGTAATAAG GTTCATCGTGCTTGTATTGAACGGGAAATTATCTCTTTGCTGGATCATCCATTCCTTCCTACATTATATGCTTCTTTTCAG ACTTCTACACATGTTTGTCTGATAACGGACTTCTGCCCTGGTGGAGAGTTATTTGCTTTGCTTGACAAACAACCAttgaaaatatttaaagaaGATTCATCCAG GTTCTATGCGGCAGAGGTTGTAATTGGATTGGAGTATCTTCATTGTTTAG GTATTATATACCGTGACTTGAAGCCTGAAAATATACTGTTACAGAAGGATGGGCATGTCGTTTTGACTGACTTTGACCTTTCATTCTTGACTGTCTGCAAACCTCAT ATAATAAAACCTCCACAACCAAAGAAACGAAGATCTCGTAGTCAACCACCTCCTACATTTGTAGCAGAGCCAGTTACTCAGTCTAACTCATTTGTTGGAACTGAGGAGTACATTGCTCCT GAAGTTATTACTGGAGCAAGCCATACTAGCGCTATCGACTGGTGGGCTTTAG GCATATTGTTGTATGAGATGCTTTATGGACGTACTCCTTTCCGAGGGAAGAACAGACAAAAGACATTTGCGAACATCTTGCACAAAGACCTCACTTTTCCAAGTAGCATTCcg GTAAGCCTCCAAGCAAGACAGTTAATCTATGCCCTATTAAGTAGGGATCCTGCTACCAGGTTGGGATCCCAAGGGGGAGCCACTGAAATAAAAGAGCATCCTTTTTTCCGTGGAATAAACTGGCCTCTGATTCGTTGCATG GATCCACCGTCCTTGGATGCGCCTCTTCAACTAATTAAAAAAGATCCAAATGCGAAGGAAGTTAAATGGGATGACGATGGAGTCCTTGCTTCTCCAATGGACTTATTCTAG
- the LOC130825481 gene encoding AP-1 complex subunit sigma-2-like, with amino-acid sequence MIQFAVLINRQGKVRLTKWYSPYAQKERTKVLRELSGLVLTRGPKLCNFVEWRGLKVVYRRYASLYFCMCIDQVDNELEVLEIIHHFVEVLDRYFGSVCELDLIFNFHKAYYILDEILIAGELQESSKKTVARLIAAQDSLVEAAKEQESSISNIIAQATK; translated from the exons ATG ATTCAGTTTGCTGTTCTAATTAATCGGCAAGGGAAAGTTAGGTTAACAAAATGGTATTCGCCTTATGCTCAAAAAGAAAGAACAAAG GTTCTCCGTGAACTGAGTGGATTGGTTCTAACTCGAGGTCCAAAACTCTGTAACTTTGTGGAATGGAGAGGATTAAAGGTTGTTTACAGAAG GTATGCTAGTTTGTACTTCTGCATGTGCATTGATCAGGTAGACAATGAATTAGAGGTCCTTGAAATCATTCATCACTTTGTTGAGGTTCTAGACCGCTATTTTGGCAGT GTTTGTGAATTggatttgattttcaattttcacaAA GCATACTACATACTTGACGAAATTTTAATTGCTGGTGAGCTGCAagaatcaagcaagaaaacagTTGCGCGGTTAATTGCTGCACAG GATTCACTGGTCGAGGCCGCTAAAGAACAAGAAAGCTCAATCAGTAATATAATTGCACAGGCTACCAAGTAG